A genomic stretch from Coffea arabica cultivar ET-39 chromosome 10c, Coffea Arabica ET-39 HiFi, whole genome shotgun sequence includes:
- the LOC113714292 gene encoding probable beta-1,3-galactosyltransferase 8: MRAGKSSVLSGKAILLLCVASFLAGSLVFSSRGTKSSTTTALITATSRPAPKTQSIGRRAISSIPTTHHHVEKLSTQQQLVTNGCDHQRRKKLTEMGSGDVMEEVRKTHQAIQSLDKTISTLEMELSAARTRISRKTQQQQYYSSLDHDLRKNSSNSTSSTSSLLQKKAFVVIGINTAFSSKRRRESLRDTWLLKGNMLKKLEKEKGIVIRFVIGHSATPGGVLDRAIDAENAEYGDFLRLDHVEGYHQLSSKTRLYFSTAVSIWDAHFYVKVDDDVHVNLGMLVNTLARYKSQPRTYIGCMKSGPVLSQKGVKYYEPEFWKFGEEGNKYFRHATGQIYAISKDLATYISINSGMLHRYANEDVSLGSWFIGLEVQHVDDRSMCCGTPPDCEWKREGGKTCIASFDWSCSGICNSVQRMKAVHSACGEGDGAVWSNIVNADF, translated from the exons ATGCGGGCTGGGAAATCATCAGTGCTTTCTGGGAAAGCCATCCTTTTGCTATGTGTTGCCAGCTTCCTGGCAGGATCACTTGTTTTTAGCAGCCGGGGCACAAAGTCGTCCACTACCACCGCCCTGATCACTGCTACTAGTCGCCCTGCCCCGAAAACTCAAAGTATAGGACGTCGTGCCATTTCCAGCATCCCCACCACTCATCATCATGTGGAAAAGCTCAGCACCCAGCAGCAGCTGGTTACAAATGGGTGTGATCATCAGAGACGG AAGAAATTGACGGAAATGGGCTCTGGAGACGTTATGGAAGAAGTGAGAAAGACACATCAAGCGATCCA GTCATTAGACAAAACGATATCAACATTGGAGATGGAATTGTCAGCAGCTCGGACTAGGATTAGTCGGAAAACCCAGCAACAGCAGTACTACTCCTCACTTGATCATGATCTACGCAAAAACTCCTCAAATTCCACCTCCAGTACTAGTAGCCTGCTGCAGAAGAAGGCCTTTGTTGTTATTGGAATTAATACAGCTTTCAGCAGCAAGAGACGGCGTGAATCCCTCAGAGACACTTGGCTGCTCAAAG GAAATATGTTGAAGAAGTTGGAGAAGGAGAAAGGAATAGTGATCCGATTTGTGATAGGGCACAGTGCAACACCGGGAGGAGTTCTGGATCGAGCCATTGATGCTGAGAATGCGGAGTACGGGGACTTCCTCAGACTGGATCACGTTGAAGGATACCACCAACTCTCCTCCAAAACTCGACTCTACTTCTCCACTGCAGTCTCAATTTGGGATGCCCACTTCTATGTCAAGGTGGACGATGATGTCCATGTCAATTTGG GTATGCTTGTAAACACTCTTGCCCGCTACAAATCACAACCCAGGACCTATATTGGGTGCATGAAGTCTGGACCTGTTCTTTCTCAGAA GGGAGTCAAGTATTACGAGCCAGAGTTCTGGAAATTTGGGGAAGAAGGCAACAAGTACTTTAGGCATGCCACCGGTCAAATATATGCCATCTCTAAGGACCTTGCCACCTATATCTCCATCAACTC GGGGATGTTGCATCGGTATGCTAATGAGGACGTGTCGCTGGGGTCGTGGTTCATTGGCCTGGAAGTGCAACACGTGGACGATCGCTCCATGTGTTGTGGAACCCCTCCTG aCTGCGAATGGAAAAGGGAAGGAGGGAAGACGTGCATTGCGTCATTTGATTGGTCATGCAGCGGGATATGCAACTCAGTGCAGAGGATGAAAGCTGTGCACAGCGCTTGCGGCGAAGGAGACGGGGCTGTTTGGAGTAATATTGTTAATGCCGATTTCTAA
- the LOC113714293 gene encoding protein BEARSKIN2-like isoform X1 yields MASSNGGVPPGFRFHPTDEELLHYYLRKKLSFQKFDMEVVREVDLNKIEPWELQERCKIGSTPQNEWYFFSHKDRKYPTGSRTNRATNAGFWKATGRDKCIRNSFQKIGMRKTLVFYRGRAPHGQKTDWIMHEYRLEDGDDPEANPNEDGWVVCRVFKKKNLFKVGNGGGTGGGSGAAASDHLNATASANINQPRGFMHRENQYLFHQQHHPHVLAGYSHMIPLPSMPHQQQYSAQQIQAQNFIPTHKPQLDAVGYDLSAFSSAASESIVVPMMQVRQLMANARDCDSGESDQNDTSLRTYQQACESGLEVGTNSCEPSQHQSMITTGDDQNLNEWGMLDPRLGNAHDSSKGARFEVGEPNNPSNSMNHVSQLSPRGEMDFWGYGK; encoded by the exons atgGCTTCATCAAATGGCGGCGTACCACCTGGGTTCCGGTTTCACCCCACGGATGAAGAGCTTCTGCACTACTACCTCAGGAAGAAGCTCTCCTTCCAGAAGTTCGACATGGAAGTCGTTAGAGAGGTGGATTTGAATAAGATTGAGCCCTGGGAGTTGCAAG AAAGATGCAAGATTGGGTCCACCCCCCAAAATGAGTGGTACTTTTTCAGCCACAAGGACCGGAAGTACCCGACAGGTTCAAGGACAAATAGAGCCACCAATGCCGGTTTCTGGAAGGCCACAGGGAGGGACAAATGCATAAGGAACAGCTTCCAGAAGATTGGAATgagaaaaaccctagttttctacCGAGGCAGAGCCCCTCATGGCCAAAAGACCGACTGGATCATGCATGAGTACCGACTGGAAGACGGTGATGATCCCGAAGCCAATCCCAAT GAGGACGGATGGGTTGTTTGTCGGGTTTTCAAGAAGAAGaatttattcaaagttggaaatGGAGGAGGGACTGGTGGCGGCAGTGGCGCGGCTGCCTCAGACCATCTCAATGCTACTGCTTCCGCCAATATTAATCAACCTCGTGGCTTCATGCATAGGGAGAATCAGTACTTGTTTCACCAGCAACACCACCCCCACGTCCTAGCTGGCTATTCTCACATGATCCCACTGCCCTCCATGCCTCATCAGCAGCAATACTCGGCCCAACAGATTCAAGCACAGAACTTCATACCCACGCATAAGCCCCAGTTGGACGCCGTGGGATATGATCTCTCAGCTTTCTCTTCGGCCGCTTCAGAGTCAATAGTAGTACCCATGATGCAGGTCAGGCAACTCATGGCAAATGCTAGGGACTGTGACAGCGGAGAAAGCGACCAGAATGACACCAGTCTTCGCACTTACCAGCAAGCATGTGAATCCGGTTTGGAGGTGGGAACCAATTCTTGTGAACCTTCTCAGCATCAAAGTATGATTACTACCGGAGACGATCAGAATCTGAACGAATGGGGAATGCTTGATCCTCGACTTGGGAATGCACATGACTCCTCCAAAGGTGCAAGGTTTGAGGTTGGGGAACCTAATAATCCATCTAATTCCATGAATCACGTCAGTCAACTCTCACCGCGTGGTGAGATGGATTTTTGGGGTTACGGCAAGTAG
- the LOC113714293 gene encoding protein BEARSKIN2-like isoform X2, giving the protein MEVVREVDLNKIEPWELQERCKIGSTPQNEWYFFSHKDRKYPTGSRTNRATNAGFWKATGRDKCIRNSFQKIGMRKTLVFYRGRAPHGQKTDWIMHEYRLEDGDDPEANPNEDGWVVCRVFKKKNLFKVGNGGGTGGGSGAAASDHLNATASANINQPRGFMHRENQYLFHQQHHPHVLAGYSHMIPLPSMPHQQQYSAQQIQAQNFIPTHKPQLDAVGYDLSAFSSAASESIVVPMMQVRQLMANARDCDSGESDQNDTSLRTYQQACESGLEVGTNSCEPSQHQSMITTGDDQNLNEWGMLDPRLGNAHDSSKGARFEVGEPNNPSNSMNHVSQLSPRGEMDFWGYGK; this is encoded by the exons ATGGAAGTCGTTAGAGAGGTGGATTTGAATAAGATTGAGCCCTGGGAGTTGCAAG AAAGATGCAAGATTGGGTCCACCCCCCAAAATGAGTGGTACTTTTTCAGCCACAAGGACCGGAAGTACCCGACAGGTTCAAGGACAAATAGAGCCACCAATGCCGGTTTCTGGAAGGCCACAGGGAGGGACAAATGCATAAGGAACAGCTTCCAGAAGATTGGAATgagaaaaaccctagttttctacCGAGGCAGAGCCCCTCATGGCCAAAAGACCGACTGGATCATGCATGAGTACCGACTGGAAGACGGTGATGATCCCGAAGCCAATCCCAAT GAGGACGGATGGGTTGTTTGTCGGGTTTTCAAGAAGAAGaatttattcaaagttggaaatGGAGGAGGGACTGGTGGCGGCAGTGGCGCGGCTGCCTCAGACCATCTCAATGCTACTGCTTCCGCCAATATTAATCAACCTCGTGGCTTCATGCATAGGGAGAATCAGTACTTGTTTCACCAGCAACACCACCCCCACGTCCTAGCTGGCTATTCTCACATGATCCCACTGCCCTCCATGCCTCATCAGCAGCAATACTCGGCCCAACAGATTCAAGCACAGAACTTCATACCCACGCATAAGCCCCAGTTGGACGCCGTGGGATATGATCTCTCAGCTTTCTCTTCGGCCGCTTCAGAGTCAATAGTAGTACCCATGATGCAGGTCAGGCAACTCATGGCAAATGCTAGGGACTGTGACAGCGGAGAAAGCGACCAGAATGACACCAGTCTTCGCACTTACCAGCAAGCATGTGAATCCGGTTTGGAGGTGGGAACCAATTCTTGTGAACCTTCTCAGCATCAAAGTATGATTACTACCGGAGACGATCAGAATCTGAACGAATGGGGAATGCTTGATCCTCGACTTGGGAATGCACATGACTCCTCCAAAGGTGCAAGGTTTGAGGTTGGGGAACCTAATAATCCATCTAATTCCATGAATCACGTCAGTCAACTCTCACCGCGTGGTGAGATGGATTTTTGGGGTTACGGCAAGTAG